The Arachis hypogaea cultivar Tifrunner chromosome 14, arahy.Tifrunner.gnm2.J5K5, whole genome shotgun sequence genome has a segment encoding these proteins:
- the LOC112742231 gene encoding homeobox-leucine zipper protein HDG11-like: MSSSVTGAAGSGDDGRSSNNKGKRPAYKRLTSAQTAKLEKYIIDCPHPDEAQRRQLAEEVGIEPKQVKFWFQNKRTQIKNQHERADNNALRAENERIQNENLLMKEALNNILCPSCGGPPAAGEDHEHFMQKMLLENAHLKEEASLNSFNTSSFQHVSHGKISNILSRYLEKEVLHPEDIEQLNAIPNSIDIAGSSSTTPLYDFSVANGTLLNQQQGVSINDVVAGPSSSLLHHQNYVPPPIVADNNDNGEQGVAVMEVALASEVAATAMDELLRLIRLNEPFWVGSAFDGKLVLHGESYEKMFPRVYQFNDGNSRVESSKESGIVNISGIQLVDLFLDSEKWVNAFPTIVTKAQTLEVFEIGLPESRSGALQLMYEEMHGFSPLVASREFQFLRQCHQLEPGSWIITDVSFDSLRNYPFRLPRSRSWRRPSGCLIQELPNSTSCMVTWIEHVEVDDKIQTHRLYRDLVSTNAAYGAQRWIMELQRMCHRSMSYALENIPDHEYGGVINRNEGRRSVMRLGHRLVRLFSENLNMSGKVEFPQLSVEYNSGVRISARRCTEKGQPNGTIVIAATSLWLPLHYHTVFEFLTDINKRSQWDVLFCTTPVHYIAHISNGTHPANNTSIIQPFMSSENNAVIIQESFIDPVGSSYIVYAPVDVEAINVAISGDDSSTIPILPSGFVVCGDGRASMMSNSTTIIAPSVLGGVGSYGYQHRSEGGSLLTVAFQILVNTITCGPNLVNMESVDSINTLLTSTVQKIKDALNCNALH; encoded by the exons ATGAGTTCTTCAGTGACAGGAGCTGCTGGATCTGGTGATGATGGAAGAAGTAGTaacaacaaaggaaaaagaccTGCCTACAAACGCCTTACTTCTGCTCAAACAGCTAAActtgaaaa GTACATTATTGATTGTCCTCATCCTGATGAAGCTCAACGAAGGCAACTTGCTGAGGAGGTTGGGATTGAGCCAAAACAAGTCAAGTTTTGGTTTCAGAATAAGAGAACTCAAATAAAg AATCAACATGAGCGAGCGGATAACAATGCTCTTCGGGCTGAGAATGAAAGGATACAAAACGAGAATCTCCTAATGAAAGAGGCACTTAATAATATACTTTGCCCTTCTTGTGGGGGCCCACCTGCCGCTGGTGAAGACCATGAACACTTCATGCAGAAAATGCTTCTTGAAAATGCCCACCTTAAGGAAGAGGCAAGCCTAAACTCCTTCAACACATCCTCTTTTCAACATGTTTCG CATGGGAAAATATCAAACATTCTTTCAAGGTACTTGGAGAAAGAGGTGCTACACCCTGAAGATATAGAGCAGCTAAACGCAATTCCCAACAGCATAGACATCGCGGGATCATCGTCAACAACACCACTGTATGATTTCTCAGTTGCAAATGGAACCTTGTTGAACCAACAACAAGGGGTTAGCATCAATGATGTTGTTGCAGGcccttcttcttctttacttCATCATCAGAACTATGTTCCACCACCAATTGTTGCTGATAACAATGATAATGGGGAACAAGGTGTGGCAGTAATGGAGGTTGCATTGGCCTCCGAGGTTGCGGCTACCGCCATGGATGAACTGCTTAGGCTTATTCGCCTCAATGAACCGTTCTGGGTTGGTTCTGCTTTTGATGGGAAGCTTGTGCTTCACGGTGAAAGCTACGAAAAGATGTTCCCTAGGGTTTATCAATTCAACGATGGAAACTCTCGTGTTGAATCATCAAAGGAATCAGGGATTGTCAACATAAGTGGGATTCAACTGGTTGATTTGTTTCTTGATTCG GAAAAATGGGTGAATGCTTTTCCAACAATAGTTACAAAAGCGCAGACACTTGAAGTGTTTGAAATTGGATTGCCAGAAAGTCGAAGCGGAGCCTTACAATTG ATGTATGAAGAGATGCACGGATTTTCACCATTGGTGGCATCTCGTGAATTCCAATTCCTCCGGCAGTGCCATCAACTGGAGCCTGGATCGTGGATCATAACAGATGTGTCTTTCGATTCACTTCGAAACTACCCCTTTCGCCTTCCTCGCTCTCGCTCTTGGAGACGTCCCTCTGGATGCTTGATCCAGGAACTCCCCAACTCCACTTCTTGCATG GTTACTTGGATCGAACACGTGGAAGTGGATGATAAGATTCAGACTCACCGGCTTTACAGAGATCTTGTTAGCACCAATGCTGCATATGGAGCACAGAGATGGATTATGGAACTTCAAAGAATGTGCCACAGATCTATGAGCTATGCTCTTGAAAACATACCTGATCATGAATATGGTGGAG TGATAAATAGAAATGAAGGAAGGAGGAGTGTGATGAGGCTAGGTCACAGGCTGGTGAGGCTATTTAGTGAGAATTTGAACATGAGTGGAAAGGTTGAGTTTCCGCAGTTGAGTGTGGAGTACAACAGTGGGGTGAGGATCTCAGCTCGAAGATGCACAGAGAAAGGGCAGCCAAATGGGACCATTGTGATTGCTGCAACCTCTCTTTGGCTGCCTCTCCATTACCACACAGTGTTTGAATTCTTGACTGATATCAACAAACGCTCTCAGTGGGATGTTCTTTTCTGCACAACTCCAGTCCACTACATTGCACACATCTCAAATGGAACTCATCCTGCCAACAATACATCAATTATCCAG CCATTCATGTCAAGCGAGAACAATGCTGTTATAATTCAAGAAAGCTTCATAGACCCAGTGGGATCATCTTACATAGTGTATGCTCCAGTTGACGTGGAAGCCATCAACGTCGCCATTAGCGGCGACGACTCTTCCACCATCCCTATCCTTCCCTCAGGATTTGTTGTGTGTGGAGATGGCAGAGCATCAATGATGAGCAACAGCACAACCATTATTGCACCATCAGTTCTTGGTGGAGTTGGAAGCTATGGTTATCAGCATAGATCAGAAGGAGGGTCACTGTTGACGGTGGCATTCCAAATTCTGGTTAACACCATCACTTGTGGACCCAACCTAGTGAATATGGAATCTGTGGATTCTATTAACACCCTTTTGACTTCAACTGTCCAGAAGATTAAGGACGCTTTGAACTGCAATGCCTTGCACTGA